ACTGCGCATGGATTCCTAAATGCCGTTGAGCTGGCTGATCCGCGTTTTCCTTGTCGCGCTGCTTGTTCACGTCCCAGCGCCCATTCTGGCCGAGGAGCCCCTGGCCCAGGTGCAGGCAGCCTATTTTTTCAACTTCCTCAAATTCGCCACATGGCCCGCCACGGCCGATCCCACGACCCTGCACGTCCGTATCCTGCGCGACAAAAAAATTCATGACGCGCTTCTGGACGCGGCCGGGACCTCGATCCACGGCAAAAACCTGGATATTCGTCTCGGCGTCACGCCAGACGATCTGACGGGCGCCAACGCCGTCTTCATCTCCAAGGACAGCGCCCCGGACATCCCACCCCCGACCTGGAAGCAGCTCGGCTCGACGATGCTCGTGGTCAGCGATTGGGACAGGGCGCTCGATCACGGGGCGACCATCCAACTCCAAACCATGGGCGGCAAACTCCGTTTTGCCGTCAATCTGAACAGCGCGAGACAGTCCGGCCTGGAAATCAGTTCCAGATTGCTCCGCCTGGCCTCGGAAGTCCGGGGGGAATGATCATGAATCTACGCACCAAGTCCATCCTGCTCATGATGCTGACCGGTTTCGCGGCCCTGGCCTTCGCCGTGACCGCGTTCATCGGTCACGAACTGCTCATGTTCCGTGAAAGCGCGGAAAACGAGACTTCGGCCATCGCCCGCATCATCGGCCTGAACAGCATGGCCAGCCTGTCTTTTCAGGACAAGGAAGCGGCCACCGAAACCCTCGAATCCCTAAACGCCGAAAGCAACCTGGTTTCGGCCGCCATTTACGACAAGCAAGGGCGTCTCTTCGCCGCCATCGCGCGTGGCGAGGAACCAGCCCAGCGCATTGATTTGGAGACCGCGTCCGGCGGCTTCTGGGACGGGCGCGTCCTGACCGTTCACAGCCCCATCATGCTCGAAAAGGAACGCCTTGGCACGGTGACCCTGGTTTCCGCCCAGACGGAACTGATCCGGCGGTTACGCGCCTATTTGCTGATCAGCGCGGCCATCATGCTCGCCAGTTCCCTGGTCGCCTATGGTCTGTCGGTCTATTCCCAGCGCTTCATCGCCGCGCCCATCGAGGCCCTGCAACGGACCATGACCACCGTGGCCGAAACACGCGATTATGGTATTCGGGCGCACGCCGCCGGCACCGACGAACTGGGCGCGCTGGCCACGCGGTTCAACGCCATGCTCGATCAAATCGAGCACCAAGACCAGGAACTGCGCCAGCACCGCGAACAACTGGAAAAAAACGTCCGCGCCCGCACCTCCGAACTGCGGGACACCATCACCGAACTGCGCGCCGCCAAGGCCCGGGCCGAGGAGGCCAGCCAGGCCAAGATGCAATTCCTGGCCAACATCAGCCACGAAATCCGCACCCCCATGAATGGCGTCCTGGGGATCGCCGAAATCCTATCCAAATCCCCCCTGTCCGAACGGCAACGCCAGCTGCTGCTGACCCTGCGCCAATCCGGCTCGGACCTGATGGGCATCATCAACGACCTTCTGGATTTTTCCAAGCTGGAGGCCGGAAAATTCGACCTGAACATGTCCACGTTCAACCTGTACACCCTGCTCGACAACTGTATTGGCGTGTTCAGCGCCAGTGCCCGGGATAAAACCCTGGAAATCGCGACCATCATCCACCCCGAAGTACCCCGCTTCATCCAAAGCGACCCGGACCGCATCCGCCAGATTCTGCTCAACCTGGTCGCCAACGCGATCAAGTTCACCCCCGGTGGCAGCGTGGTGCTGTCGGCCCGATTGGGTCAGACCAATGGCAACCAGGGACGACTCGTGATCGAAGTCCGGGACACGGGCATCGGCATTCTTCCCGAGGCCCAGGCCAGCATCTTTTCGCCGTTTACCCAGGCCGACGACACCATGACCCGTCACCACGGCGGCACGGGGTTGGGACTGGCCATCGTCAAGCAGCTGACCGCGCTGCTGGAAGGCGCCATCAACCTGGACAGCCAGCCAGGCCGGGGCACCGTGTTCACGGTGACCATCCCCTTTGTCTTTCCCGAGGACATGGGACTACGCGACGCGGCCCCGTCCCTGGCCGATCTCCGGGCCGTGACCGTGGGCCTGAGCCCCCTGTACCGCCAAGCCATGGACAACATCCTGAGCCGGTTCGGCATCCAGGCCGCCCATCACGCGACCACCAAGGAGCTGCTGATCGCCCCGCCCGCATCCGGGCGCATGCTCTTTCTCATCGACGAGGGACAATTCGCGACCGACGGCAAGCACATCGGTCAGGCCCTGCGCGGCCAAGCCGGTCCGGGGAGCCGGGTCGTCCTGCTGACGGGCTCCGCGGCCGAACCGGACCCGGACGTGGATTTCGTGCTCACCAAGCCCCCGCGCCAGTCCGAGATGCACAACCTGCTGCAGGACATTGCCAGCGGCGCGGAGCAGACTCCGGTCGAACCCGAGGGCATGACCGAGTTCTTCGACGCCCGCGTGCTCCTGGTCGAAGACAACGAAGTCAACCAAAAAGTGGCCGCCAGCGCCCTGGAAATCTTCGGGTTGACCATCGACGTGGCCGCCAATGGGCTCATCGGCCTGGAAAAAGCCACATCGACCCATTACGACCTGATTTTCATGGACTGCCAGATGCCCATCATGGACGGGTACACGGCCACGACCAAAATCCGCGAATGGGAACAGGTCAACCGCCCCGGAAGGCGCGTTCCCATCGTGGCCCTGACCGCCCACGCCCTCAGTCGGGATCGGCTGCTCTGTTTCCAACGCGGCATGGACGATTATGTGGCCAAGCCCTTTTCCTTGGACGTCCTGCGCCGCTGCCTGCGGCAATGGCTACCGGCCCAGGCCAGGATTCAGGCCCCCGTCGGGCACCAGGAATTCACCCCGCCGCCAGCGGACGCGACCTCCGACGAGTTTGTCTCGTCCGCCGATCTGGTCATGGCCAAAGCCCTGGCTCGCGCTCCGGAGCCAACGCCCGAGGGCGAGGGCGCGACCCTGGACGCAACCATCCTCGAATCCCTCCTGGCACTGCAACGCCAAGGCTCGTCCGACCTCCTGAACCGGCTGTTCATGGCCTACGAATCCTCGACAACGGACCTTCTGGCCGGCATCGACCAAGCCCTGGTCTCGGACAATCTGGACCTTGTCCGCCAGAACGCCCACACCCTCAAGTCATCCAGCCATAATATCGGCGCGGTGACCCTGGGCGGCATGGCCCTGAATCTGGAAAACGCGGCCAGGGAGGGCGCGGCGGACCTAGCCCGGGATATCCACGCCCAAATCAAGGGCGAATACGAACGCGTCCGGGAAGCCATTGCGGCCCGCCGGGATGCACGGTAACACAGCGGCATGCCCGAACACGACACTCCCAATGTCCTCATCGTCGACGACGATCTCACCGTGGGGCTTCTGGCCCAGGAAGCGTTGCAGCAGGCTCATTTCCGCGTCAGCGTGGCCCATGACGCGGCCCATATGCGTCTGATCCTGAGCCGCTTCCGCGCCGCCATCATCCTCCTGGATGTCCAGCTCCCCGACGGTAATGGCATCGATCTTTGCTCGGAATTACGCCAGACTCCGACCCATTCCGACACGCCCATCCTCATGATCACCGGCGCCGAGGATCACGATTCCATCCTGGCCGCCTATGCCGCCGGAGCCACGGATTTCATGCCCAAGCCCCTGAACTGGTATCTCCTGGTCCAGCGGGTGCGCTACATGTGGCGGGCGAGCCAGACCCTCGGTCGGGCCAGGGAAAACGAACGCCTGCTGGCCCAGGCCCAGATGATGGCCAAAATCGGTAACTGGGAAAAAAATTTCAGCACGGGCCGGATCACCACGTCCGAACAATTCCGGTTGTTGTTCAGCAACCCGGAGTGGTCCCCGACGGACAGTTTTTTACCATTCCTCGATTCCATCCCCGCCCAGGAACAGGCTCTCGTGCTGCAGATCATGCATCAGGTCGGCACCACGGGGAAAGGCCGCACCTTCGATCACCATGTCGTCCGCAAAACCGGCGAGCCGCGCAGCGTCCGACACACCCTGGAAATCCGCCGGGACAGAGCCGGGCATCCGATTTCCCTCTGCGGCACCATCCAGGACATCACCACGGACCAGCTGCGCTCCCAGCTTCAGCAGGACCGCAACCATATCTTTGAACGCGTGCTGCAAAACGCGGACATGACGGAATTCCATGCCGGGCTCAAAACCCTGCTCGCCCACCAGATCCCCGGCAGCGATCTGGCCGTGGCCAACCGCGACGCCGATGGCTGGCGATGCACCCGACCCACCCCGACCCAGAACCCGGCCGGGACATCCTTCATCTTCCCGGCCCCTCTGACCAGGGCCATCGGCAACACCTTGGACGCGGACCCGCGCCAGCCCCTGGAATTCGACATGAGCCTGATTCCAAACCCCGGCGGCCACGAAACCCTGGTCGTGCTCCCCGTCCTGACCGATGAAGACACGCCGGACACCCTGATCTGCCTGTTTCTTCCCCGGGACACGGTCCGGCCAGAACCCGATCTGTACGACGAAATTCTCCAAACCATCTCCGGAATCTCGGCCATCACGCTCAAAAACCACCGTTTGTCCTCGGCGCTCCACTATCAGGCCTTTCACGACAATCTGACCGGCCTGCCCAACCGCTTTTTGTTCATGGACAAACTCGAACACGCCCTGCACGAGGCCAAACTGCTGGGCCAAAAACGGGCTCTGGTCTATATGGACCTGGACCGTTTCAAAAAAACCAACGACCTGCTGGGGCACACCTTTGGCGACAAGGTCCTGCGCGAGGTGGCCGCCAGGATCAAAAGCGTGATCCGCCAGACGGACACCCTGGCCCGCATGGGTGGCGATGAATTCATGCTCATCTCCGCCCCGTTGGACGATTACGAGGACATCAAGGTCATCTGCGAGCGGATTCGCGACATCATGACCCAGCCGTTCGACCTGGAGAGTTACAGCATCAACCTTGGCATCAGCCTGGGTGTCAGCCTCTATCCCACCGACGGCGAAGACCCGGTCACGCTGCATCAAAACGCGGACATCGCCATTTACCATGCCAAGAAAAGCGGCGGTAATGTCGTCAAA
The sequence above is a segment of the Deltaproteobacteria bacterium genome. Coding sequences within it:
- a CDS encoding YfiR family protein, whose product is MPLSWLIRVFLVALLVHVPAPILAEEPLAQVQAAYFFNFLKFATWPATADPTTLHVRILRDKKIHDALLDAAGTSIHGKNLDIRLGVTPDDLTGANAVFISKDSAPDIPPPTWKQLGSTMLVVSDWDRALDHGATIQLQTMGGKLRFAVNLNSARQSGLEISSRLLRLASEVRGE
- a CDS encoding response regulator is translated as MIMNLRTKSILLMMLTGFAALAFAVTAFIGHELLMFRESAENETSAIARIIGLNSMASLSFQDKEAATETLESLNAESNLVSAAIYDKQGRLFAAIARGEEPAQRIDLETASGGFWDGRVLTVHSPIMLEKERLGTVTLVSAQTELIRRLRAYLLISAAIMLASSLVAYGLSVYSQRFIAAPIEALQRTMTTVAETRDYGIRAHAAGTDELGALATRFNAMLDQIEHQDQELRQHREQLEKNVRARTSELRDTITELRAAKARAEEASQAKMQFLANISHEIRTPMNGVLGIAEILSKSPLSERQRQLLLTLRQSGSDLMGIINDLLDFSKLEAGKFDLNMSTFNLYTLLDNCIGVFSASARDKTLEIATIIHPEVPRFIQSDPDRIRQILLNLVANAIKFTPGGSVVLSARLGQTNGNQGRLVIEVRDTGIGILPEAQASIFSPFTQADDTMTRHHGGTGLGLAIVKQLTALLEGAINLDSQPGRGTVFTVTIPFVFPEDMGLRDAAPSLADLRAVTVGLSPLYRQAMDNILSRFGIQAAHHATTKELLIAPPASGRMLFLIDEGQFATDGKHIGQALRGQAGPGSRVVLLTGSAAEPDPDVDFVLTKPPRQSEMHNLLQDIASGAEQTPVEPEGMTEFFDARVLLVEDNEVNQKVAASALEIFGLTIDVAANGLIGLEKATSTHYDLIFMDCQMPIMDGYTATTKIREWEQVNRPGRRVPIVALTAHALSRDRLLCFQRGMDDYVAKPFSLDVLRRCLRQWLPAQARIQAPVGHQEFTPPPADATSDEFVSSADLVMAKALARAPEPTPEGEGATLDATILESLLALQRQGSSDLLNRLFMAYESSTTDLLAGIDQALVSDNLDLVRQNAHTLKSSSHNIGAVTLGGMALNLENAAREGAADLARDIHAQIKGEYERVREAIAARRDAR
- a CDS encoding EAL domain-containing protein, with translation MPEHDTPNVLIVDDDLTVGLLAQEALQQAHFRVSVAHDAAHMRLILSRFRAAIILLDVQLPDGNGIDLCSELRQTPTHSDTPILMITGAEDHDSILAAYAAGATDFMPKPLNWYLLVQRVRYMWRASQTLGRARENERLLAQAQMMAKIGNWEKNFSTGRITTSEQFRLLFSNPEWSPTDSFLPFLDSIPAQEQALVLQIMHQVGTTGKGRTFDHHVVRKTGEPRSVRHTLEIRRDRAGHPISLCGTIQDITTDQLRSQLQQDRNHIFERVLQNADMTEFHAGLKTLLAHQIPGSDLAVANRDADGWRCTRPTPTQNPAGTSFIFPAPLTRAIGNTLDADPRQPLEFDMSLIPNPGGHETLVVLPVLTDEDTPDTLICLFLPRDTVRPEPDLYDEILQTISGISAITLKNHRLSSALHYQAFHDNLTGLPNRFLFMDKLEHALHEAKLLGQKRALVYMDLDRFKKTNDLLGHTFGDKVLREVAARIKSVIRQTDTLARMGGDEFMLISAPLDDYEDIKVICERIRDIMTQPFDLESYSINLGISLGVSLYPTDGEDPVTLHQNADIAIYHAKKSGGNVVKFHDRGIMNLFLEKLELENDMAKALDDGEFTLVFQPQFRTDTASVAGYEALLRWTRPDGTNVPPSVFIPIAEENGHIVRLGTWVLEQACTLFQDLRRAGHTSVKLAVNVSTIQFVQENFPDLVRQVLDATGFPATHLELEVTESAVMHDIEIVATRLNQLRSMGISMAIDDFGTGYSSISYLKSLPLDCLKIDRSFVMGIGPDQAEHQKSAALMDALINLAGKLGLSIVAEGVEDKFQLDFLRQKGCTYVQGFFTGRPTPFAQLRPDEPGFDIND